The Bradyrhizobium oligotrophicum S58 genome contains the following window.
AAGCACCAGGACGAGACCGAAGGCCAGATCGAGCGCCTCGAGCAGATCTTCGAGATGCTCGGCAAGCCCGCGCGCGGCAAGAAGTGCGATGCGATCGAGGGCATCATCGACGAGGGCAAGGAGATCATGGACGAGTACAAGGGGACGCAGGCGCTCGACGCCGGTCTCTTGGCCGCTGCCCAAGCGGTGGAGCACTACGAGATGTCACGCTATGGCACGCTGAAGGCCTGGGCGCTCAAGCTCAACCTGCCCAAGGTCGCCAAGCTGCTCGACCAGACGCTGAATGAAGAGCGAAAGACCGACGAGACGCTGACCAAGATCGCTGAGACCGCGGTCAACTACGAGGCCGCGGCGTAAGTCCGGCTGCGCAGGCAGCTTGGGCAAAAGCTTCGGGTCCCGGCTCTGCGGTGCGTCACTTTGTGACGCACCGCGTGCTCGCAGAGTTCGGCACCGGTCGTTGCGCTCGGATCGAATTCACTTGGACGATCCCGCGCAACGCCGCCAGCACCGGAGCAAGCGCTGGCCGCGTGCCATGGGCTCGTCAGCGGGCGAGATGCCTGCGGATTCCATCGGCCGTCTGCCGGATCGCAGCTTCGGTTGAGGAGACGGTGCGCAGCGCGTTGAGCAGCACGAAATCGTGAATGGTGCCGTTGTAGCGCACGGCGTCGACGCTCACGCCGGCTTCCTTGAGCTTGCGGGCATAGGCCTCGCCCTCGTCGCGGAGCGGATCGTTCTCGGCCGTGATGACCAGCGCCGGCGGCAGGCCCTTGAGCTGATCGACGCTGGCGCGCAGGGGCGAGACATAGGGGTTGTCGCGGGCCTTGGCATCCGGCGCGTAGCGGTCCCAGCCATATTTCATGAACGCGCGCGGCAGGAAACGGTCCTCGCCGTACGCCCGATAGGAGGGGCTGTCTACGCTCGCATCAGTCGCGGGAATGAGAAGCACCTGATAGCTGATCTTCGGCCCGTTGCGGTCCTTTGCCATCAGGGTGAGAGCAGCGGTCATGTCGCCACCCACCGAATTGCCGGCCACGGCGATCCGGCTGCCATCGGCGCCGAGTTCGCCGGCATTGGCGGCGACCCATTCCAGCGCGGCATAGATCTCCTCGAGCTGCGTCGGATAGACGCCGGACGGCAACGGCGTGTATTCGACGAACACCCCGACCTGGGCGGAGCCGACGACCAGGTCGCGCAGCAGTCGCTTGTGATTGTCGAAGTTGCCGGCGATCCACACACCGCCATGGATGAAGAGCAGCACGCCCGGTCTGGCAGTCGCGTGCTCCGGCCTCATGATGTAGAGCTTGACCTCCCGGCCGTCCTTGCTGACGGTCCGCTTCGTTGTGGTCACGCCGGACATGTCGACCGGCGTCTGGTTCTGCAGCCCGCTCAGGATGTCCTGCGGCTTTGGCTGAGGCAGTTCCCAGAACGGGCTCGCATCTTTGTTGAGTTGCACCAAGA
Protein-coding sequences here:
- a CDS encoding alpha/beta hydrolase, translated to MTVSAAPNVATDPDLDPQVRAFLVQLNKDASPFWELPQPKPQDILSGLQNQTPVDMSGVTTTKRTVSKDGREVKLYIMRPEHATARPGVLLFIHGGVWIAGNFDNHKRLLRDLVVGSAQVGVFVEYTPLPSGVYPTQLEEIYAALEWVAANAGELGADGSRIAVAGNSVGGDMTAALTLMAKDRNGPKISYQVLLIPATDASVDSPSYRAYGEDRFLPRAFMKYGWDRYAPDAKARDNPYVSPLRASVDQLKGLPPALVITAENDPLRDEGEAYARKLKEAGVSVDAVRYNGTIHDFVLLNALRTVSSTEAAIRQTADGIRRHLAR
- a CDS encoding YciE/YciF ferroxidase family protein, with translation MPADKDLNELFLDTLKDIYYAEKQILKTLPKMAKAAQSDKLQAAFLKHQDETEGQIERLEQIFEMLGKPARGKKCDAIEGIIDEGKEIMDEYKGTQALDAGLLAAAQAVEHYEMSRYGTLKAWALKLNLPKVAKLLDQTLNEERKTDETLTKIAETAVNYEAAA